The genomic region CGGCAACCGGCCGGGACAGTCTAACGCCCTCCGCGTGACTTGAACAACGCACATTGACTTGGTCAACATTATATACATGCATGGCTTGATAATATCCACGGCTGTCAGCCACTACTCACCTATACACAGCTTAAACCACTCATCTAATTAATTATATTGTTCTATACTATGTCGTTGTACACGGCATACAAAGTGCACACATCATGCTGCATCAGTATGCTATATATATTCTAGTACGTGTATGCGAAAGCACCAGTACAGTATATATCATAGAgcaagagagagaagagaagccgTTTAAGTCATGGATATATACTAGTGCACTATAGTCTTACAGAAGGCTGGGAGCTTAATTTGGGCTCGCTCCATACACTACCGCCTACACCAGGCATGCGTATGTATGCGTCGTACGTCCTCGTAGTAGTAAATCAACGGCGTTTAGATAATAAAAATAATTAGTTCGATAGATTTTTTGGTTAGTCGTTCTGTCCAAGTACTAGCATTGGCCTATCGATCTCTCATCACTGGATGTCGTAGTCTCATGCTTGACGCACTTATTAGCGGTTCAAACTATTTTTTCAGTATTTTGTTTTGTCGCTGTCATGTATCCTCAAACTAGTATTTGCCTGACAAGTGTCTCCTTTTTTTGTGTGTGTGCCTATATTTAGGATATGATTAGCTCTAGTCCACAACACAAGTGACCTTCAAGGATGACGATAATCACATTATTCCGTACTAGTTAAACCACCAGTCGACAGGTTTAAAGATGACGATAAGTGTTGATCCATCTACTAAAAAAACGAGCACTGGAAATATGTGACAAAGCCACGGTGAAGTAATAAGGGCCAAGGTGTTGTATATATATGGAGACAGTGGCTAATTTACAGCCAAGTAGTTAATTATTCAGTGTGCTTCTGTGAGCGAGTAGTGCATGCATGAGCGAAGTGATAGAGATGGAGAAAGTTGCTCTAGTAGACAGTAGTTGGCAAAAGATATAGCAAGGTAAGACTAAAATCCAAACTGACTGAGGCCTAGTACTAATCCGCCTGCTGCTGTATGTAGATGGAGTGGGGTGACGACCATTTTTTCTTTTATTGATATGATGTGTGGGACATTATGCATGATAAGCGTGTGTCTAGTTTGTGCCTCCTAGCTCCTAACTAACCCAGATTTTGACAACTAAATTGACAACGATGAATTTAGCTAAAAGTTAAAACATGACCGTTTGTATCCCTTCATTTTAGATGAAGTGGAATCTACTTAATAGAGTATGCTATTTGGTTCGTAATTTAACATTTCACCACTTTTTAAAGCTCAGATATAAACATATCTAAAATTTATAGGATGGAGGACGGAGATTGATCTTATGTATCACTATGCTATATTTTACTCTGCAATCTATAACACACTTTTTGGTTCCCTCCTTTATAGTAAAAATATAGCGCATAAATGATTAAACAAACATGTTCCACGTAAAATTATATTAACTTACTTAATCTGTGCCTCTTTGAAGAATCTAGCAGTCGTTGCAGTAAATAAGTAAGAAATCCACCCACAAAGCGTATATACTACGAGCCTGTGACTATGGTCCAAGACTAACCACCCCAAAATGACCGGGAGAATTAAAAACTCTATCCGGAAGCTGCGCCAGCCAAAACGATTGGCCCCCTTAGCTTGCACTATATAATATAGGCTTTCGTCGTCCATTGACGCTTGCATGAGTGAAGTGTCCATCCATCTATTTAACAACGCCATTGACCTCTTTCAGTTGAGAAAGGAAGGTGGTGGTGCAGCAGCGCACGATTAGATAGATACACTGAAACGAACAGGGTGGATGTGGGAGCAGGTCAACGATTATCCGGACGAGCTTTCGCTAGGCGCGCTATTCTATTCTACTCCCAGTTCGGTGTCGTTacaggtggtggtggaggcagccGTCATGTCGCTGCTGCGCTGGCGTGCTCCCGGCCGGTCGCGGAGGCGTCGCGCGCGACGACGACGGAGACGACGCCTCTTCGGGCTTGGAGCCTTGCGGGACAGCGTGGGCAAAGGCCACCTCGCGCAGAGCTGGCTGGTTCTTGCAGGGgaaagctagctagctagcgcaGGGGCACGGCCGTTGTTTAAGCCACCACCACCTCAACCACAGCCACAACCACAACCGAAGCAGCGTGTCGTGTCCTCTAGCCGTCTAGCGAGAGGGGCGATACACGCAGCTGTTGGCTGTTGCTGTGCCTGCTGGTTCTGCTTGGACGACTGGCGCGCTGGCTTTCTGCTTCGTCTCTTGTGATCCATTCAGTCCCTGCTCATCAACTCCCCCCCGTCACTTTCTGCTCCACAAATGAGCAAGCTAGCTGCTGCTCGTACCAGCTAaaacatacatacatatattGCCGGTCGGCGGCGCGTGCATGTTTGGCTCCGTCGTTAGTGCTGATTTGATGACCAGGAATCACGAGAAGATTGAAAAGGATTAAAAAGAAAAATAGTTTATTTCCCTTAATCTCATGACCTCTTATTACCAAATCAACCATGGGCCTCTCTCCCCGGCTTGCATACCGAGTGGCTTCAGTCACACCAAGTTGCGCGACTGTTTAACGTGGCCCAGCTAAGTTCGTCGCTCGCCTGCTGCATGCTTTGCTCGCGCGTGGCAAGTGGAGGACAGCAGCTAGACTCCTAGCTGTTCGGCCAAAAGAATTTTCGCATGAAAACCTAGCTAAGCGCGGTGGGGCATTGAATATTTGTACAAGCTTATCTTCTAGTAGTGTTTGGTTCTAGAGCCAGTTAGAATAGAGCGGCTCCATCTAGAAGATTTTAGAAAGCCggatgattcaatatttaaccatAATTTTCCTTTTTTTAAGGCACTCTATCCTACACGGAACCAATCGAAACAACAACAAATTAGAGGCGGAGCGGCTCTGTCCCACCAATACCCCGGAACCAAAAACTACCTTAGGGGCCGTTCGTTTTTTCCGGAATAGAGACATGGAATAATTCCTAGCCGgtttgtttctctaatttatataagttttgatCAGTTGGAATGATTCCTGGTCCATTCCTGGACAAACAAACAAGGCCTTAATCTGCCCGAAGCTAGCCAGGACCACAGTGTTTGATGACTGCTTAAGTGCATAGCTAACACTCTAGTCAATGCTGGAAGCCTGGAATTTGTCACCATTCGCTCGCGCTGTCAGGTAGCAATCGCTAAAACTCGAGGTCACGGACAGCCGGGAACTCGTACATGGGCAAAAAAAAGACACGGAGGCTTCAACATCTTGCATTGGGCCCAACAACGGTTTTGAGACACCTGGGCCTGGGTCCGTGCAAAGGGCTGACGCACTCACGACCCTGACGATTCCTCGGCCTCTCCTACGTGGTTAGTGGTTACCAGTAGCCCAGTCGCATAATGGTCTTCTTGGGAGCAATACTAAATTAATCTAGGGGGCCAAGATTTGCAACATCCATTCCTCCGTCTCACTGTCCTTCGCGAGATGGAACTGGTTGGAACAACTTGGAAAGTTGGAAACTAAACCTTGAGCCCTTGAGGTTAACTAATAGAAAAGGACTAGTGAACACAAGAAGCAACTTTGTTTTCTCGTACCACGAAATGTCCCAGAGACAGAAGTACAACGTCCAGAGAATCACTAATTCAGAGCGGCACATCACAAGAAACAATTCCAAACCACTAGCTGTCAATCTCGTCATCTTCATCGTCGTAATCATCATATTCATCTTCATCAGCTGATTCGTCAAAATCGTCTTGATCCTGGCGACAACGAATGGAAGGGTGAGCTTTATGGTGGGGTTCAGAAACAGACAGCATGCGGTTTGGGAAAGAACGCGTACCTCATCATAGCTAACAGAGGTGACTGCGTTGTCATATTCATTTTCTGAATCTGAGCTATCCTCATCTTGTTCCTCATAGTCCTCAATACCCTGTTTTGTTTTACATCACATTAGTTATTCACTAGCGGAACTGCATTTATCTGGCACACCTCTGTTGAATCTAGCTTAGCATAGGAGTCCAAGGGACTGCTACAAGGAAATGGCAATTACCAGATATTGATGCCATAAGGCTTTGTTTGGGTACTTTAGTATTAATACCAATCCACATGGGTTGAGGTGTTTggggtgtaaattagtttaagttacaccCTAATCCACCTCAATACATATGATCAGGGGAGTACCCAAACTGGGCCTAAAGGGCTTAAGGAAGTCTGAGGAAGCAACTGTAATGCGTCTATATAACTCTAAACGAAATGCCATCACGAAAAAGAAAGGGACCACCAGTAGTGCCATAATTTTGCTGATATATATTGCCACACATCCAGAAATTAGCTCAGATGCTGTTGAAATAATACAGTGCAACACACCCTCAAAAATAACCTAATGAGAAGTTACATACCAAATCCAACTTCATCTGCTTTATATTGCTTTCCAGTTGATCTATATGCTGACTAAGGGCCTGCATAATAAATTATTAGTTTAAAGGAAATCAGAAAGATTCTGCTGTTACCTAGAAGAATTTCCAATTAAAAAAAAAACTCTACATTCCAACTCAAACAAACCTCATGGCGTTGCATAGCAACCGCACGCTTCAATGCCTTAGCTTTTGTTAAGAGGTTTCTTGGCCTTATGTTAATAGGTCTCCTATAGTTCTTCCCACGGTAAAAAATGAGTGCATAACCCTTTGGAACTCTTTCAATTGCAACTAGTATACCACCACTCTCATATGCAAGAAGCCGTGCCGTCTCTTCAACGAATGACAAGGTCTTCTGCTTTGAAATTAGTTTAACAACTTCCCTGTGCTTCCAATGCAAGTGCATATTTTCAATTACACCATCAAAAACACCACGAACTCCTGAAATACATAAGTAAAATGATCAGTCAATAGAAACTGTGGGGCATGCTAGAAGATAATTGCTCAAAAATTTACCAAGTGGCAAATATGCCTTAAGCCGTAAACCAATCCTACGGAAAACAGACTTTTCCTCATCTGTAATCATTTCTTGATCATCACATGGATCGGCAAGTACCAAAGAAGCTTCAATCTTTGATAGTAAGCGTTCTGCTCTATGTATTTTTGCCTGAGCCTGAACATTTGAATATAAAAATTAAGGGACAAGTATTGACTTATTAAAGGAAGCAGAAAAGAAATTGCATACCTAGAAGGTACGAGAGTCACCCTAACAACAACACATTAACTATAGATGCACCACCAAATTTAGTTTAAATGTAAACTAATTTTATCCTTTTTCAAGCTTTGGTGATTCAACAAGAAAAAATAAAATCTTTAGTGCTCACAATAGAAAGCTTGTGTTCGAGTTTCCTGTAAAGCTTTTGCTTTTCTGATCTAGAAGAAGCTTCTTTCATTTCTTCTTGCTCCTTAGCAgtcacttctcttccccaacgagcttgGGCCTCCTGAAATTCAGCAAGAGTACCAGCAAGAGCATGGCCATCTAAGCCATCATCCGAAGGTTGTGTAATCAAAACCCTTCTTCTCTGCTCCTCCATATTGTAAATATCCTTTGTCAACTCCTCTCTTTCAGCCAACACAGCTGCCACAGATGTTGGGAGGAAGTCTTTTCCACGATATATTACAATATAAAATTTATTTCGAAGAAGCAAGGTACCCCCTGTTAGATTCTGAAGTAACATGAGAAGGAAACATGTAAGATATTAAGCTATTTCATGAAGCTTTAACATACAAAAACACATATCGTACATTAACACACTTGATTTGTATCTGTAGGGAGAAGCTGCCAAGCTGGAACTATAAGAAATCTCAACATAGAAATATAAAGCTGAAGTCCTCAGCAGGTGTGTGGTATGTAATTGTATCTGATATTCTGTTTTCTATAAAAAAAGGATAAATTTGTATTTTTGCCACTGCAAAGATTGTCTTCTTGTTTATAATTGCCACTGAGTCTCTGACTTGTGGGTCCATCTGAGTCTATGAAATGTGGGCCTAATGGCAATTTTGCAAAGCCTATAGTATATAATGGCAAAAACACAAATCTCTCCTATAAAAGCTGGGCTTACCTCTgtcaaaaaaataaaataaagataaaGCATAATATTCACTCTCTACTGCAACCTTACTAAACCATTCTCAACTACAATGTTAGGAAGATAGAGGAGTTTATGTACCAGAACCAAGCTATGTAGTTCAGTTACTAATTAAAAAAAAGTGAATTATAGTATTTTAGGAACCTTTTGTTTTGATTGATTCTTTTAACATAAGATTGCTAAGAGAATTTGGAATAACATTTGACTCTTGGTTGCCTTAAATAACACGAGTGTGTCTGTATGATATTCAGGGCTTTGTAACAAAGCTATAAACTGTTAATAACTATTTTTCAAGATTCCTTCAGAAAAAAAGTTGACAAGTGGCCATGTCAAGTCAATGAGGAAAAATCAGAATATGACATTCAAACCTTTATTTCTTCTGCCATTATTTTATTATTTGTGTTCTGTATTCCACGTTTGACAGCTATTTTCACCACCAAGCTCTTCTCCCAGAGCTTAACAATTGCTGCTGACAGACCTTGATGGTTCCGGTTTCTCCCTTCAATGAAGTTTAGCAAGCTATAAGAAGGCATTTGCTGCCAATTGGTAAAAGCTATTACAGGCAAAAGTAATATTGACACTGTCAAAGGTACCTAGAGCAAAATGGCATGGAAGGTTCCTCGCTAACTTTCGCAAGTTAGTCAGCTCTGCATTGGTAAGGGTCGAACGCATTCCAGTCGGAAGAACTCTATACGGTGTTTTATAACCAGGGATTGTTTGAGGCAACAAGTCGGCATCCACTGGTAAAATACCAGTTCCCCACCAATCCACAAAACGAGGACCCAGCTCATCAAGCATCTGGTTGAACTCCAGCTCTTCCTCCGTCATGTCCTCAGTATTCTGTGAGTTCAATAGGGACACGTTTGCATACTGTGTAGCCAGACCTGTCCCCTGAATATTACTCTCAACAGGGTTGGAGGCATCTGGGATGAACAATGCACCATCTTCGCCCTTCACTGGTGATGAGGCACCATTTAGAGCCTGAGATTTCAGAGGCCTTTTGTAATTGCTCCCTCGGTAAACCACCATTACACTTCCAGACCTCCATATGATCAATCCGCCTGTGCGTCGCTGATCAATGCACACAAACTTGTGTTAGGAATCCATTTTTGAAAGACAAACAATAACGCCAAGTGGGACTCAAATTCACCGTAAATTGGAAAATGCAATGCAGGTTAAATTGCCACTGTCGCATCACTAAACTAATCGGTATTGAGGAACAAGCTGCAAGTGACACATAATTTGAGATCAGAGATAGAGGGCACTAGGGCAGGGGCAAAATGGTGCAAACCTCTACGAGCTCATGAGCTGTCTTCATGTCGTGCGCGAGGTCCTCGTGGAACTTGAGCCGGACCAGCTCCGACTTCCTCCAGGCGTCATGGATCTTCTCCGTGACGGCCGTGGTGACTCCAGCCTTGGGCACGGTGATGCGGTCGCGAAGCGTCATCCCCAACCTGCGCAGCCGGCGCAGCTCCCCGTCCTCGATGGTGAGCTCGGCCAGCGTGGGCGCCTTGACCCGTCTCCTCTTGGTCCCATCCTCCTCGTCCCTCACCGGCCCCGTGGTCTCGTCGTCTCTCTCCCACGGGAGGACGGCATCGTCGAAGCCCGCGGCCGCGAACTGGTGGTcgggccgcgcccagccgcggtGGAGCAGGTCGCCGAGGCGTTCGGTGCCGTCCGGGGGTGCGGCGGCCGTGgcagcggaggcggaggcggaggcagaGGGGTCGTCTTCGTCGGAGGCGAGGCCGAGGTTGCGGAGGCGGTGGACGATGCGGTCTATGGACGTGGTCGGGgacgggatgggagccggagctgGGGCGGGACGGGAGGGGTCGGAGGGCGCCCACCTCTGCAGCCACGGAGCGCCGGTGCTGGGGGCCGCGCGATTGCCACCGGTGGAGGAAGGGGAGGAGGCCGAAGCCGCGGCGGCGGAGGAcgaggaagaggaagaggagaGGAGGCGGAGCGGGAGGAGGCTGTGGATGCTGGGGCGGGACGAGAGGCGGAAGGAGTGGTGGAGCGGGAGCTCGGAGAGCGCCATGGAGCGAGGGCGGACCGGCGGTTGGGGTTTTTAGCCCGGTGGCGCCATGGATTTGGGGTGAGAAGGCGTGTCGGGTTTTGGCCTTGCTGGTGGCGGATAAGGGGAGAGGACAGGACACCGGAGAGGattttcctcttttctttttctttttttcccctTCTTCGGTCCGTGTATGTGTGTGTAAAATTATTTACATTCTAATGACAATTGCAGTTTTGTTTCTTGATCAATCGACTATTATGATGTCTGGATATTCCATGATCAGTCAACTACTATGATATCTAAATGTATTGttctttgtattaaatgtgtggaatgtatgtttgatctcgtatagataacggtcagttggcggagtccgaaggagttgcaggtgaagaccctgagcagcagtcggttggtgaaggcaagtcccttgacccatctatgtcctactcattcttataattcattccccgcatttacacagtttatacctaagaattgagtagcttttgtctatcttgtccttggttacctattttggttgggttattttattttagctttatgctagcgcttcacattaatcaatgaacatgatgagattatctatgatacgctgttttctcttttgattatgatgatggtactgtgagatttagggggctcgagctgtttctcgagtgcctctccgtaaggacctattcgttggatgaccgcccgggaaaacagtgcaaccatgagggtgtagtgggacgcccttagctgaataattagaggaactgaggtgtagttcgcttcgccgtcgtgccgttaatggggctcggtgtatgcggctcgctctgccaaggttggttcgcccccttggggaggagtgcggtgcatttaggaaacctaacgggtggctacagccccaggaaatctttgtaaaggctacgtagtgaaaccctacctattcaccttggtagtgtttaagggtttgatcggcccgaggcaagagggaatcacggcttgtgggtaaagtgtgcaacctctgcagagtgttatgaaactgatatatcaaccgtgctcatggttatgagcggccaagggagctccattgattagagatacttgatcagagatgtatggtttacaggagGTGACGAggacgatggttttggttatgcctatggtactggtaagtggtattcttttcgtttggaaagggtacatcgggttaataacttgggttaatgctaaaacctggctttctactagtaaataataacctgaccaactaaaagcaactgcttgcttaactccacataaagctagtccactacagccaaacgggacattttgctgagtatgttgatgtgtactcacccttgctttacacacca from Zea mays cultivar B73 chromosome 6, Zm-B73-REFERENCE-NAM-5.0, whole genome shotgun sequence harbors:
- the LOC103630698 gene encoding CRM-domain containing factor CFM3, chloroplastic/mitochondrial-like — encoded protein: MALSELPLHHSFRLSSRPSIHSLLPLRLLSSSSSSSSAAAASASSPSSTGGNRAAPSTGAPWLQRWAPSDPSRPAPAPAPIPSPTTSIDRIVHRLRNLGLASDEDDPSASASASAATAAAPPDGTERLGDLLHRGWARPDHQFAAAGFDDAVLPWERDDETTGPVRDEEDGTKRRRVKAPTLAELTIEDGELRRLRRLGMTLRDRITVPKAGVTTAVTEKIHDAWRKSELVRLKFHEDLAHDMKTAHELVERRTGGLIIWRSGSVMVVYRGSNYKRPLKSQALNGASSPVKGEDGALFIPDASNPVESNIQGTGLATQYANVSLLNSQNTEDMTEEELEFNQMLDELGPRFVDWWGTGILPVDADLLPQTIPGYKTPYRVLPTGMRSTLTNAELTNLRKLARNLPCHFALGRNRNHQGLSAAIVKLWEKSLVVKIAVKRGIQNTNNKIMAEEIKNLTGGTLLLRNKFYIVIYRGKDFLPTSVAAVLAEREELTKDIYNMEEQRRRVLITQPSDDGLDGHALAGTLAEFQEAQARWGREVTAKEQEEMKEASSRSEKQKLYRKLEHKLSIAQAKIHRAERLLSKIEASLVLADPCDDQEMITDEEKSVFRRIGLRLKAYLPLGVRGVFDGVIENMHLHWKHREVVKLISKQKTLSFVEETARLLAYESGGILVAIERVPKGYALIFYRGKNYRRPINIRPRNLLTKAKALKRAVAMQRHEALSQHIDQLESNIKQMKLDLGIEDYEEQDEDSSDSENEYDNAVTSVSYDEDQDDFDESADEDEYDDYDDEDDEIDS